Genomic DNA from Haloplanus sp. HW8-1:
CGATCCGGCGCTCTTCGAACTGATGCGACTGAAGATTGCGGAGTGCCACCAGTGTGCGTACTGTGCGACGGTCCGGACGCTCGAAGTCCGCGACGAGATCGCCGACAAGGAAGACCACGTGTTCGGCACAATTGACGAGGAGGGACTGACGAGAAGGGAGTATCTCGCGGTTCGTCTCGCACAACAACTCTCGGAGGATCCCCACAGAATCACGGAGGAGCATTTCGTGGAACTTCGGGACGAATACACCGAATCGGAAGTCATCGAGCTACTGTTGTTCGGTAGTCTCGAAGTGGGACTGGATCGTTTCTGTATTGCGCTCGAACTCCAGACGACCGGTGACGGACCCTATCCGGACGATATTTCGTATCCCCTGGGGGATGATCGGACGGAGCATTAGTGACTGCCACCCTACCGAAGATCCAGTTCACGGACGGACGAAGCTTCCACGACCGGTCCAGATCCGAAACGTGCGTTTGGACTGGAATTTTTCGCCGTCGGACTCCGCCGGCAGCCGATTTCTACCGACAGTAAATTTATGACTGGGCAATCTGTTGTCACAGACGACCTTCCAGCTATGAGTCAAGTCAACACGATTGCCAACGTCACCGACGAGGTCGACGGTGACGAGGCTGTCGATCAAAATATCTCCGCGGGTATCGCACTCGCCGACGTGTTACGGACGACGCTCGGGCCAAACGGTCGTGATAAGATGTTGGTCGGCGATGGACAGGTCGTTCTGACGAACGACGGTGCGAGTATCGTGGATCGGATCGATATCGAGTCACCGGCCGCGAAACTCGTTTCCGAGGTTGCGCACTCGCAAGGCGGTGACATCGGGGATGGAGCAACCTCCGCGATCGTGTTGTCGGGGGCCCTTCTTCGCGAAGCGAACGAACTGCTGGAAGACGGATTCCATCCGACGACCATCGTAAACGGCTACGGGGAGGCGGCCACACGAGCCAGGAACCGGTTGCCCGAACTCGCGACGTGGGAAAACCACGACGACGAGACGCGTCGGCGGATCGTCGAGACGTCGATAACCGGACGCTGGGATGCCGAACGCACTGCCTTCTTAGCTGATCTCGCTGTTCGAGGATATCAGGCGGCGCGAAGCACCGACGGCCCGCGACTGGAGAACGTGACGATTCACGGAATCGCAGGCGGTGGAACGGCCGATTCGAAGCTACTGGACGGACTCGTCATCGATACCGACCGATCCTCGACGTCCGTCTCCGATGTTCCAGCACCACTCCCGCGACGTGTCGAAGACGCCAATGTCGCGGTCGTCGACGACGAACTGACTATACAGAGTCCGGAGTCGACACCGCAACTTTCCGTCGAGGATACCGACGCACTTCGGCGACTTCAAGCGTTCGAGACAGGTGAGTACGAACGATACGTTGACACGCTCACGACCCACAATATCGACGTACTGTTCTGTCAGAAGTCGATCGACGACCGACTCAAGGCTCTCCTGGCACAAGCCGGTATCCTCGCGTTTGAACGGACTCGGCAAGACGAAGTCCACAAACTCGAGCGTGCGACGGGTGCCTCGCCGATCATGCGACCCGGAGAACTCAACGTGGGCGCAGTCGGTCACGCTCACGTCGTCGAACGACGGACACTCGGGGCCTCGGAGTTCACCCTCGTCCGAGATTCGGCATCGACACAGGTTTCGTTGCTCCTTCGTGGCGGGACCGACCATGTCGTCGATGAAACCGAGCGGATCGTTGTCGACGCTATCGACCTGCTCGCATCGTTCGATGCTCGCGCCGGTGTGGTGCCTGGCGGCGGGGCGACCGAAGTGGCACTTGCGGCGGATCTGCGTACCTGGAGCCGCAGCATCGGTGATCGGACACAGATCGTCGTCGACGCCGTTGCCGATGCCCTGGAGACGATCCCACGCACGCTCGCTCGGAACGCCGGACACGACCCCATCGACACGCTGTTGGAGCTTCGACATCGCCACGACGATGGGGATGCGACCGCGGGTCTCGATGTCAACACAGGAGACGTGGCGGATATGTACTCTCGTGGAATCGTCGCCCCGGTCCGTCTCAACGAGCGTTTGATCGCGAACGCGACCGAGGCCGTGACGTCCATTCTCCGGATCGACGGCATCATTCACGTCGACGAGCCGGTTCACGAGGACGGAGACGACCACGACCATCAGCATGCCATCAGCGGTGGATTCCAGAGTGACTCACACGGTTATCCCTGGGCGATCGGGCACTGAGAGCTGCATCGTTCACCCTGACGAACACGATTTTTGGCCGATGACTTCGGGCCCAGTCCTCCCACCGTTCTTGTACTCGGACAGACCGATCGCGTGTATCCACCACGGACGTTCAAGAACGGATCGATGGCTCGGCGACCGGGTGAAGAATAGATAGGCGGCCGGCCGACTACGACGGCCGTGCCGCTGTCCCACGTGATTTGCTTTTGATATCTCCTAATCGGTCCGGATCGATGTCGAAGTTGAAGGCCGCTTGTGGCACGGACACCGTAACACAGGTGTTGGGTAGGTCGACAACGCCGGCCAGGCGACTCTCGACCGGGATGGTACTCAGTGAGAGGTACGCCTGTTCTCCGGTGTAGCCGAAGTTCTTCAGATAGTCGATGGCATCGAGACAGGCCCGACGCATACCGACGTTGGCGTTCTTGTAGTGTTGTGTTCCGTCCTCGTCGACCGAGTAGCCTTCGAAGGTGATGTACTCGGAGAAGTCCGGTTCGACGTTACCGGGTTTGAAGATTGCGTGATCGAGACCGAACTTCTCCATGCCACCCTTGATCACATCGACGCGGAAGTCGATCCAGCCGGCCATCTCGATGGCGCCACAGAACGTAATCTCGCCGTCACCCTGCGAGAAGTGGATGTCGCCGGTGATGAAGTTCGCCCCGTCGACGAACACCGGGAGGTACACACGCGAACCGCGGCTGAGGTTCTTGATGTCACAGTTCCCCGCATTTTCGCGGGGCGGAATGGTGCGAGCGGCCTCAGTTTTTGCCTCCTCGACTTCCTCGTCGTCCATCGAGCCGAGCATGACGTTCTCGGGTTCGGGTGGGAGTGCAAGGGGCGGTTCTTCCTCGCGGGTTTCGTGGTTGACCGCCGTTTCCGCGTCTGGCCCGTCGTCAATGAGTTTCTGCTCGCGCCGGTTCCATTCCTCGAGGAGTTCGTGTGACGGCGCGGTGCCGAGAATGCCCGGATGTGTGAGGCCGGCGAACTCGACGCCCGGAATGTGCCGGGACTTGGTGTACACACCGTCGAGATCCCAGATCGATTTCCGGGCTTCCGGGAAGTGGTCCGTAAGGAAGCCGCCACCGTTATCCAGTTCGAAGATCCCCGTGAATCCCCACTCGTGATCCGGGAACGCTCCGATGTCGAGGATATCGACGACGAGTAGGTCACCAGGTTCGGCGCCCTCGACCTCTATCGGACCGCTCAGGTGATGATTCGGTGTCAGGTCCATATCGCGGATATCGTTGGCGCTATCGTCGTTGTTAACCTGACCACCGGTCCAATCCAGACACTCGACACGGAACTTCTCTCCCGGCTGAACAGTTGAAGCGGGTGGCGTGTCCGGGTGCCAACGGTTGACGATCGGATCCGGTTGCTCTTCTGGCGGCGCATCCGTATCTACCTCGAAGACGGTTTCTGGCATGCTCCGGTCAGACAACTATGATAATCCATTATATATTTTGCGACGAATAATCATGATTAACTCACCGGAGCTCCCGCAGTTTTACCACCGGTGCGTTCGTCCCTTCGTATCATGCCCGAGGAACGTTCCGACATCGAAGACGGCGTCGAACTGTATGTGAGCGCCTGGAAGTTGTTTCGTGACCAACCGTTCGACGCCAGCGGACTCGCCAAGCGGCTGATCGAACGCGACGAGTACGAACTGGTGGCTGATGAGCGGGAACCGGAGGCCTCACTCGACGAACTCGTACATTACGGGCTACTGGAACGGACCGATTCCGGATACCGGATCGCTGTCGAACCGAATGCCGCTGCCGACGAGTTACAGGGGACCGAATCCTTGCGAACTGCGGCGGTCGACCGTCTGATTCGATCGGCACTCGTCCGAACCAGCGAGAGATCGGACTCGGGTGAGTCGCTCTCGTTCGAGGGGGAGTCGTACACAGTCGTCGAACTTTCTCCCGGAACGACGGTGGCCGATGGGATCGAGTGCGTTACCGAGGCTGTGACCGAGGACGAGAGACGAGGCGTGGCCATCACGACAGCCGGCACGAACGCGGCTCAAGCACAGCAAATCGCCGATAGACTCACCGAACGACAGTGGGAGAAAGCAGGGACCGACGTAGTCGGGGGGGACTCGTCGGAATCGGAACTCACCTTTCGCCTGTTTCTCGATCGCTCTAGTCGCAGTTGAAAGTCAGTATCCACCCGATCGTACGCGATCTTGCCATGGAGTGGACGAACAGTTTCAAACGCGATTGCTGTGTCACCGACTCGGACAATCGTTATTGTCGAACTGCCGGCCACGGTCGCTCGCGCTCCAAGTGGAATTCGCGCTGGGACGTTCATATCGGAAAATTATAAATATCGGATAGTCATGGTTAGATATGTGATGTCACACCAGACTACAACAGCGGTCAGTAACCGAACCGGTTGGAGGGAGACAAATGCCACTGTATGAAATTCTGGGGATGGGACTCCTGTTTGTCGGAGGAGTCCTCTTCGTCAACGGACTGTGGCTTCTCGGATATGGGGGCGATCGGGACGTCGCGGTATTTAATTTCCTCACAGGGCTGATAACGTTCTTGATCGTCCTCTGGTGGGCCTTCGGCGGCGATGCGTCCGACGGTACGCCGTTCAACGCAGCGGGAACGATGTTGTTTTCGTTCACGTATCTCTGGATCGGCGCAAACGCGATCCGTGGTGTCGAAGACCAGCGTTCCTTCGGCTGGTACTGCTTTTTCGTCGCGTTGACCGCTGCACCGACTGGCTATCTGGTCTTGCTCACCGGCGATATCGGACTCACCGCACTGTGGTGGGTGTGGGCCGTACTCTGGGCTTCGTTCTTCGTTCTCCTTGGACTCCAGCGTGATGATCTCACCGTTCCAGTCGGCTGGTTCACCGCAGCAACCGGTGTCGCTACCGCCGTCGGTGGCTATCTGATGGCTTCCGGTTTCTGGCCCTGGGCATAAGATAACTTATATTTCCAAATTGTTAAGTAGATATACTATGCACATTGTCGTGGGTGACCATCACCCACGATCCCAATGCCCGAAGTAAAATTCGAAGTCGACGTGGACAGTCCACCCGACGAACAGCCCGGAGCCAATCCGTTCAACCGCTGGCATCCCGACATTCCCGCCGTGGTCGAAGTCGACGACGGCGAGACCGCCCGTCTCGAAGCGCTGGACTGGACCGGCGGCCAGATCACCGACAACGACGACCCGAACGAGGTTCGGGACGTCGACCTGAGCCAGGTTCACTACCTGGCCGGGCCGGTTCACGTCAACGGCGCCGAACCTGGCGACCTCCTGAAAGTCGAGTTCCTCGACATGGGACCGCTCAACGGCCGCGCCGAGTGGGGGTTCACCGGTACCTTCTCACAGCAGAACGGCGGCGGCTTCCTCACCGACCACTTCTCGAACGCCGCCAAATCTATCTGGGATGTCGACGGCTACACGGTGTCCTCCCGACACATCCCCGACGTGCGCTACGAGGGGAAGATTCACCCCGGACTGGCAGGGTGCGCGCCCAGTCAGGAACTCCTCGAGGAGTGGAACGAACGCGAACAGGCACTCATCGACAAGTTCGAGGAGGACCCCGAATCGATCCCGAACCACCCGACCGGCGAACACGAACCCGGGGTGGCGAATCCGCCGACGCTCGAGGGCGCCCAGATGGGGGAGATGGATTCCGAGGCCGCCGAGGAAGCCGCCGAGGAGGCCGCTCGAACCGTTCCACCCCGCGAACACGGCGGCAACCACGACATCAAGGACCTCTCGATCGGATCGACCGTCTACTTCCCCGTCTACGTCGAGGGCGGCAAGTTCGGGGTCGGCGACTTCCACGCCTCACAGGGCGACGGCGAAGTCACCTTCTGTGGCGCCATCGAGATGCCCGGCTACGTCGACTGCAAGTTCGAAGTGGTCAAAAACGGCATGGAAGAGCACGGCGTCACCCACCCCATCTTCGAACCGGGACACCGCGGCCCCAACTTCGAGGACTACGTCACGTTCTGTGGCTACTCGGTCACCGAGGACGGCGAACAGAAGTACATCGACTCACATACGGCCTACCGCCGGGCGTGTCTGCAGGCCATCGACTACCTGAAGAAGTTCGGGTACACGGGCCAGCAAGCCCTCCACATCCTCGGCACCGTACCCATCGAAGGCCGCCAGAGCGGCGTCGTCGACGTCCCCAACGCGTGCTCGACGCTCGCACTCCCGACCGGCGCCTTCGAGTTCGACCTCTCACCGGGCAGCCTCGGCAACGCCGAGGACCGCGGCAACCTCGTCGTCACCGACGAACCGCTCGGGTAGAGCGGTAGACGGCATCTCTCTTTTTGCCACTCGAGGGACGGACAGTCCGTGAGACGCGTTCGAGAGCACGTGGGGCCGGATTATGAGGGTGTGGATATGGTCCCCAGAATAATTTTCCCACAGTAGTACGAACGGTAGTGATATCAACATGTCCGACAAGTTTGAGACTTCGCAGGGTCGTCGGATATCTCCGCCGGAGCGATTTGTCGAGCAGGCCAATATCACCGACTCTGATATCTACGCCAGGTTTGAGGATCAGTGGCCGCACTGTTGGGGGCGGGCAACTGAGTTCCTCGACTGGGATCGTTCCTTCGACACCATCATGGAGCCCATAGATACCCCTCCCTATACCCGGTGGTTCGTCGGGGGCGAACTCAACGCATCGAAAAACTGTGTCGACCGTCACGTCCAGGCCGGACGTGGTGACGAGCCAGCACTCCAGTGGATCGGCGAACGTGGAGTGACGAAAACGTACACCTACTCGATGCTTCAGCGTGAAGTCAACGAAGTCGCAGTGATGCTCCGTGAGATCGGGGTGTCCGCCGGTGATCCAGTGGCGCTCTACATGCCACGCGTTCCGGAACTTCCGATCGCGATGTTGGCAGCCGCGCGTCTTGGCGCCCCGCACGTCGTCGTATTCGCGGAATATTCGGGCTCTGTTCTCGAGTCGTTCATGCGAGAGACCGGCGCACGAACCCTGGTGACTTGCGACGGCTTCTATCGGGACGGCAAAGTACGGGCGCTCAGCAGTGAAGCCCGGAAAGGAGTCGGAGAACTGCCGTGGGACGTCACGAGCGTGACACTGCCTCATATTCATGACGAAAGCCCGGACTTCGGGCACGATTTCAGGCGCCTGCGTGAGGAGTGCCGCGGCGAAACGATAGCGCCGGTCCCCCGAGCGTCGAGCGATCCGCTATTTTACTGCTACGCCTCGGGTCCGTCCGGAGGGCCGATGGGAATGGAACACGTCGTCGGGGAATATCTCTCCTACGTGGCCTGGACGGCGGCGACGGTTCTCGACCTCAAACCAGCAGACACGTTCTGGTGTCCCGCCGGTATCGAATGGATCACCGGACATTCATACGTCATCTATGGTCCGCTCGCCCACGGAGCGACGAGCATCCTCTACGAGGGGGCACCGGCATATCCGGACAAGCATCGTCCGTGGCGAATTATCGAGAACAACGACGTCACACAGTTCTATACGACACCGACTGCCATTCGGACGTTCATGGAGTGGGGAGGGAAGTATCCGGACGTACACGATCTCAGCTCGCTTCGACTGCTGGGTACCGTCGGCCAACGTATCGAGGCGGAGACGTGGCAGTGGTTCTATCGGAACGTCGGGGGCGAACGCTGCCCTATTGTCGATACATGGTACCAAGCCGAGACCGGTGGGATTACCGTCTCGACGATCCCTGGGGTTGGTGAGATGAAGCCCGGCTCGGTCGGTCCACCGCTACCCGGGATCGAAGCGGTGGTGGTCAATGCCGAAGGAGAGCGTGTCGATCCGGGAGAGGCAGGATATCTGGTCCTCGAGAGGCCTTGGCCGGGGATCTTCAGACCGGTAGGAGAACCGGATCATGAGGCGCGAGAGTACTGGACCGAGTTCGGAACGCCCGGAGAAGACTGGAGATACTTCACCGAAGATGGAGCGATGGCCGATCGGGACGGATACGTCACCGTCCTCGGGCGCCTCGATAACGTGATTAACATCGGTCACTACAGCAAGAACCGCGTTCACGTGAGCGAGATCGAACGAGTCATCGCCGAACTCCCCGATGTTGGAGATGTTGGAGTTGTCTGTGGCGGACACGAGATCATGGGGGAGGCCCCGTACGCATTCGTGGTCACTAACGACTCTACCGACCGAGATTTCGAGACGCGCATCGCCGAGAAGGTGGAACGTGATCTCGCCGCACAAGCCCGTCCCGAAGCGGTTTTCAGAGTTTCTGAACTCCCCCGAACCTACTCGGGCGGTATCTTGCGTCAAGTACTGGTGGATCTGGTGAACGGCGAACGACTCGGTGATACGGATCTCCTCCGCAATCCCGACGTTTTGGACGACATTGCGGTCGAGATACGCCACCGTCTCGAAGGCGGTGAGTTACCCTGAAGGGCCACCGACGACCCGGATTCACCGTTCGTCGAGCGCAACGACGGCGCAAGCGTCCGTTCCAACGGAAGTAGCGTCCACGTCTCGGCCGTCCCTTTCGCGTCTCCAATACGCTACACCTCGAGTGTCTCCTCGGTCGCGACCTCATCGCCGACGCTTATCGTACCCCCGTAGTCGTCCTCCGGTACCTTCGTGATGAGCATAACGGTAAAGAAGTGTTCGAACGCCTCTCTCGGAGCCCAGTCCGGGAGTGTCTCCTCGCGATAGTCCGCGAACCGCTGCTCAAAGTCCTCGATGGGCTCTCCGGTGTCAGGATCTCTCGAGGGAACGACACAGCGTGCGCAGGCTTCAGCACCCTCGAACCAAGTCCCATCGATTTCGAATCCGGAAGGATTGTCGCCGAGGAACCGGTCCTCCCAGAAAGGCGGAACGCCGCCGATTTCAATATTCGGTCGAAGGCGAATCCGTGCTCCCGCGACGGTCATGTCGTCGAACCACGATGCAACCTCCTCGAGAGTTCCAGTGCTAATGATGGAGGGACCCAGTTTCGGCCGATCGATAAACGACGGTGGTTCCCGGTGGCGCAGTTCAACCGATTCTCCGACGAATTCGCTGAACCATTCACTTGCGGTATCACGTTCGGTTTGTAGATCGAACGTGACTTCGTTCCCGCTTTCGCGCACGGTCAACGTGAGTTCGTGAGTCTCCGGATCGAAGGCTGACCGTACCTCGTGTGTGTGATCGATCTCTTTTCCGTTGAACGTTTTGCCGACTGAATCAAAACGATCCTCAATCACGTTGTTTTCGTCGGGATCCAACATCGCGTACTCCCGGTCTCCCCGAAAAGTACCGGCGTCGTTGATGCTGATGGTTTCGACTGTCATCCGATCTAATCCCTTGATCGGGTAGACCCAGAGATTCTCAATGTAGGCCATCAGTATGCGGTGGGTTGGATGATCTGATAAAACTTTGTCGAACCCGTTCGAGTGAGAACGACACGCGACAACCACCAGCCCAACGGTAGTTAACAACACATGTGGTGTTAACTTCATCGAACGTCGACTCAGCCGTAGTTACAGATCAACCCCAACGCGACAGGTGCCGTCACTTCGGGAGACAAGAATTTTCAAACTAACGTTAATTTCGACCAATAGTCGTTTCCTCGTATTTCACACTAGAATAGATATTATATATTGATATAAAAATAAGTTTGTAATGAATATAATCACTGAATAATTTGGCATAATACACTACTAATAGCCAAAATAATGTCCGAAAAGAACTCATATTGCAAAATACTGGGGACGTGTTACCCGAATATCACCCTGCAGTGTGTTCGTTTATCAGTTTAATATGATAGTCGGCGCAGTGAAATATGTTCGATGTAACCTCGAGGAGCACGCCGTAACCGGGCCGTTTCTATCCCCCCAGTCACGAAATTATTTTCACCTTTTGCTCACGTGTCTCGTTTTCACTTTCGAGCGGATAGCCGCAAGTAAAGTATGACGGTCTCTCCCCAACGGTTGTTTCACGATTCGGTCACGTCTCGTGGGAATGGGAAGTAGTACAAGAACAGCGACGTTGATCGAGTAATTCCGGTAGGTAGAACGTATCACCACAGTCCGTACATCTCATCTGAACTGAAACATCCACCTCGAGATCGCCCGTCTGAAGGTGGCCGTTCTCCACCCCGCGGTCGATCGTACTCTGGATCACGTTTACTGCTCTCGATCTGGCACCCTGAGTGGTATTGGTTATCTGATCGAATGGGGGGAGAGATTCGTCGGGAGTCACCTCGACACAATTCTGTAAATGTGATCGGGTAGTGACGTGTGAAACGAATGCAGATTCGAGCGTCGAAACGTCAACCCCCGCGTCCGACAGTCGAGCACGCACCTCAGCACGCTTGATATCTGATGTCGAATCGTGCCGGAGAACTTCGTACACGTCTTCCGCGATCTCGTCTCCGGTCAGTGCCGCATGGAGGCTCCGGTTTTGCTCGACATCTGCATCTTCAAGGGCCCGAGCGACGATATTCTGGTTGAAATACGCTGCGATCTTGCGAAAACTATCACCGGCTCTCCGTTTGGTCGAAAGCTCCGAGAGCAACTCCATGGAGTCAAACCGGGAAGCGGTCCGCTGAACTTTACAGCAGGGGGGGTCGTCCAATCCGTCACCGTCTTCAGGTCCAGACGTATCGGAAGCCGGCGTCACGCTGAGTGTTTACTCGATTCTCGATAATATCGGTTGCGATCAACGGAGCGATACACGATTTCGAGTTGTTCGAATCAGTTTTTTTAAGCCACGAACGTTCAGATATACGATGACCGAATGAGCGAACCTACGAACCCGAGAGCAAACGACTCACTCGCTGCTGGGAAACTTTCGCTCTCCGTTCGAAACATTGGCGGTATTCGCGAGAAGCAGGTGACGTTCGAACCGGGTGTGACACTACTTACCGGCCCGAACGCAACCAACAGGACTTCTCTCCTCAGAGCGTTTATTGGCGGGTTGGGCGGTTCGGCTGGCGTACTACGACGTGGGGCCGATAGTGGGCATGTCGGAATCACGATCGACGACCAGGAATACACGCGTCGGTATGAACGCACGGCAGGTGGAATTCACACGACTGGCAACCCGTATACTGAAATCGAGGATGTGGTTGATCTATTCGTCTCTCTGCTCGAAGATAATCCGATTCGGCGCGCAGTCCGTTCCGGAGCGGATCTCACAGACTTGCTTCTGGCCCCTGTCGACACCGACGAACTCGAAGCGGAAATTTCATCCCTCAAATCGGAGCGGAAACGAATCGACGAACGGTTGAATTCGATCGACAGGGAGCGGAACCGTCTCCCCAAATTGGAGAATCGCCGGACTGATCTCCGAGAGGAGATTGCGGAAATCGAATCGAAGCTCGACGAGTTGCGTGACGAGACCGGGAACGTAGAATCGGTGGAGACGGAGTCGGACGAAATCGAGTCGATCCGGCGCGAGTTTGAGAAGACACAGACGGAACTCAAAAAGACCGAATCGGAACTCGAAACCCAGCGAAGTATCCGGGAGGAATTACAATCGGATTTGGAGCAGATTCGCGAAGAACTCGCGGAACTGGAACTGCGTAAGGGAGAACTCGAAGAGATCACACAGGATGTGGATCGCCTCCAAGAGCGAGAAACCACACTCTCATCGACGGTCAACGAGCTATCTACGATCGCCAAGCAAACCCGTGACGTATTGGCCGGAGACGAGACGGTCGTATCGGAGTTGGCGCCCGATGATACGGTGAGTGACCTGGATCCGGCAAGCCAGTCGATAGAGTGTTGGACGTGTGGAAGTCAGGTCAAGCGCCACGCAATTATGGACCAACTCGATGCAATCGAGCAACTCGCCGATAAAAAACGAGCAGAACGTCGGCAGGTCCGTACTCAGCTCGATGAGTTGGAATCCCAGCGAAACAAGATCGAACAGGGAATCGATCGTCATCAAGAATTGACCGACCGCGAGCGCGAGATCCGAGAGGGACTCGAACAGCGAACAGAGATAATCACAGAACTGGTCGATAAAGCCGAATCACTCCGTGAAAAGCTAACGGAGAAACAATCCGAGCTAGAGGCGGCGCAAACTGAGGACAGCAACGAAGAGCTCAACCTGTATGAAGAAGTGAGTGAACTCGAGTACGAACGAGGGCAACGTGAACAAGCGCTCCAAGAGGTCAACGAGGACATAAGCGAGATTGAGTACCAACTCGGAAAGTACGAGGATCTTGAGGCTCGTCGGAACGATCTGACGGATGAGTTGAAAGCTCTCCGGTCACGGATCGAAAGGATCGAACGGACGACGGTTGAGACGTTCAATCAGCAGATAGAGGCGATCATCGATCGACTCGAGTACGAGAACATTGCACGGGTGTGGCTGGAACGACGTTCGAAGGGGAATGACACCACGTTTGATCTCCATATCGTCCGGGAAGACGAATCGGGGACGGTGTATGAGGATTCCATCGATCATCTCAGCGAAAGTGAACGAGAAGTAGTGGGAATCGTGGTCGCCCTGACTGGCTACTTGTCTCACGATATACAAGAAGAGGTGCCGATACTCCTACTGGATTCGTTAGAGGCCATCGATGCTGACCGAATTAGGGAGCTTGTCGATTGTATCAGGAC
This window encodes:
- a CDS encoding MOSC domain-containing protein — protein: MAYIENLWVYPIKGLDRMTVETISINDAGTFRGDREYAMLDPDENNVIEDRFDSVGKTFNGKEIDHTHEVRSAFDPETHELTLTVRESGNEVTFDLQTERDTASEWFSEFVGESVELRHREPPSFIDRPKLGPSIISTGTLEEVASWFDDMTVAGARIRLRPNIEIGGVPPFWEDRFLGDNPSGFEIDGTWFEGAEACARCVVPSRDPDTGEPIEDFEQRFADYREETLPDWAPREAFEHFFTVMLITKVPEDDYGGTISVGDEVATEETLEV
- the thsA gene encoding thermosome subunit alpha: MSQVNTIANVTDEVDGDEAVDQNISAGIALADVLRTTLGPNGRDKMLVGDGQVVLTNDGASIVDRIDIESPAAKLVSEVAHSQGGDIGDGATSAIVLSGALLREANELLEDGFHPTTIVNGYGEAATRARNRLPELATWENHDDETRRRIVETSITGRWDAERTAFLADLAVRGYQAARSTDGPRLENVTIHGIAGGGTADSKLLDGLVIDTDRSSTSVSDVPAPLPRRVEDANVAVVDDELTIQSPESTPQLSVEDTDALRRLQAFETGEYERYVDTLTTHNIDVLFCQKSIDDRLKALLAQAGILAFERTRQDEVHKLERATGASPIMRPGELNVGAVGHAHVVERRTLGASEFTLVRDSASTQVSLLLRGGTDHVVDETERIVVDAIDLLASFDARAGVVPGGGATEVALAADLRTWSRSIGDRTQIVVDAVADALETIPRTLARNAGHDPIDTLLELRHRHDDGDATAGLDVNTGDVADMYSRGIVAPVRLNERLIANATEAVTSILRIDGIIHVDEPVHEDGDDHDHQHAISGGFQSDSHGYPWAIGH
- the fmdA gene encoding formamidase; this encodes MPETVFEVDTDAPPEEQPDPIVNRWHPDTPPASTVQPGEKFRVECLDWTGGQVNNDDSANDIRDMDLTPNHHLSGPIEVEGAEPGDLLVVDILDIGAFPDHEWGFTGIFELDNGGGFLTDHFPEARKSIWDLDGVYTKSRHIPGVEFAGLTHPGILGTAPSHELLEEWNRREQKLIDDGPDAETAVNHETREEEPPLALPPEPENVMLGSMDDEEVEEAKTEAARTIPPRENAGNCDIKNLSRGSRVYLPVFVDGANFITGDIHFSQGDGEITFCGAIEMAGWIDFRVDVIKGGMEKFGLDHAIFKPGNVEPDFSEYITFEGYSVDEDGTQHYKNANVGMRRACLDAIDYLKNFGYTGEQAYLSLSTIPVESRLAGVVDLPNTCVTVSVPQAAFNFDIDPDRLGDIKSKSRGTAARPS
- a CDS encoding AMP-binding protein is translated as MSDKFETSQGRRISPPERFVEQANITDSDIYARFEDQWPHCWGRATEFLDWDRSFDTIMEPIDTPPYTRWFVGGELNASKNCVDRHVQAGRGDEPALQWIGERGVTKTYTYSMLQREVNEVAVMLREIGVSAGDPVALYMPRVPELPIAMLAAARLGAPHVVVFAEYSGSVLESFMRETGARTLVTCDGFYRDGKVRALSSEARKGVGELPWDVTSVTLPHIHDESPDFGHDFRRLREECRGETIAPVPRASSDPLFYCYASGPSGGPMGMEHVVGEYLSYVAWTAATVLDLKPADTFWCPAGIEWITGHSYVIYGPLAHGATSILYEGAPAYPDKHRPWRIIENNDVTQFYTTPTAIRTFMEWGGKYPDVHDLSSLRLLGTVGQRIEAETWQWFYRNVGGERCPIVDTWYQAETGGITVSTIPGVGEMKPGSVGPPLPGIEAVVVNAEGERVDPGEAGYLVLERPWPGIFRPVGEPDHEAREYWTEFGTPGEDWRYFTEDGAMADRDGYVTVLGRLDNVINIGHYSKNRVHVSEIERVIAELPDVGDVGVVCGGHEIMGEAPYAFVVTNDSTDRDFETRIAEKVERDLAAQARPEAVFRVSELPRTYSGGILRQVLVDLVNGERLGDTDLLRNPDVLDDIAVEIRHRLEGGELP
- a CDS encoding AmiS/UreI family transporter → MPLYEILGMGLLFVGGVLFVNGLWLLGYGGDRDVAVFNFLTGLITFLIVLWWAFGGDASDGTPFNAAGTMLFSFTYLWIGANAIRGVEDQRSFGWYCFFVALTAAPTGYLVLLTGDIGLTALWWVWAVLWASFFVLLGLQRDDLTVPVGWFTAATGVATAVGGYLMASGFWPWA
- the rdfA gene encoding rod-determining factor RdfA; the protein is MTPASDTSGPEDGDGLDDPPCCKVQRTASRFDSMELLSELSTKRRAGDSFRKIAAYFNQNIVARALEDADVEQNRSLHAALTGDEIAEDVYEVLRHDSTSDIKRAEVRARLSDAGVDVSTLESAFVSHVTTRSHLQNCVEVTPDESLPPFDQITNTTQGARSRAVNVIQSTIDRGVENGHLQTGDLEVDVSVQMRCTDCGDTFYLPELLDQRRCSCTTSHSHET
- a CDS encoding carboxymuconolactone decarboxylase family protein, which codes for MSGRPDIVRPGEANDEVVSDLLAEAKSGWYGDAAFFRAMAHVPPVFKRIVDTFEAFGQGKHIDPALFELMRLKIAECHQCAYCATVRTLEVRDEIADKEDHVFGTIDEEGLTRREYLAVRLAQQLSEDPHRITEEHFVELRDEYTESEVIELLLFGSLEVGLDRFCIALELQTTGDGPYPDDISYPLGDDRTEH
- the fmdA gene encoding formamidase — protein: MPEVKFEVDVDSPPDEQPGANPFNRWHPDIPAVVEVDDGETARLEALDWTGGQITDNDDPNEVRDVDLSQVHYLAGPVHVNGAEPGDLLKVEFLDMGPLNGRAEWGFTGTFSQQNGGGFLTDHFSNAAKSIWDVDGYTVSSRHIPDVRYEGKIHPGLAGCAPSQELLEEWNEREQALIDKFEEDPESIPNHPTGEHEPGVANPPTLEGAQMGEMDSEAAEEAAEEAARTVPPREHGGNHDIKDLSIGSTVYFPVYVEGGKFGVGDFHASQGDGEVTFCGAIEMPGYVDCKFEVVKNGMEEHGVTHPIFEPGHRGPNFEDYVTFCGYSVTEDGEQKYIDSHTAYRRACLQAIDYLKKFGYTGQQALHILGTVPIEGRQSGVVDVPNACSTLALPTGAFEFDLSPGSLGNAEDRGNLVVTDEPLG